From one Brachypodium distachyon strain Bd21 chromosome 4, Brachypodium_distachyon_v3.0, whole genome shotgun sequence genomic stretch:
- the LOC100842690 gene encoding probably inactive leucine-rich repeat receptor-like protein kinase At5g48380, which produces MATGCFCATAVPILLCFMLCQPCYSTLSDIQCLKRVKASVDPTNKLRWTFGNNTEGTICNFNGVECWHPNENRIFSLRLGSMDLKGQFPDGLENCSSMTSLDLSSNSLSGPIPADISKRLTYITNLDLSYNSFSGEIPESLANCTYLNSVNLQNNKLTGTIPPQLGGLSRLTQFNVAGNKLSGQIPSSLSKFAASSFANQDLCGKPLSDDCTATSSSRTGVIAGSAVAGAVITLIIVGVILFIFLRKMPAKRKEKDIEENKWAKTIKGSKGVKVSMFEKSVSKMKLNDLMKATGDFTKENIIGTGHSGTIYKATLPDGSFLAIKRLQDTQHSESQFTSEMSTLGSARQRNLVPLLGYCIAKKERLLVYKYMPKGSLYDQLHQQSSERKYLEWTLRLKIAIGTGRGLAWLHHSCNPRILHRNISSKCILLDDDYEPKISDFGLARLMNPIDTHLSTFVNGEFGDLGYVAPEYTRTLVATPKGDVYSFGVVLLELVTGEEPTHVSNAPENFKGSLVDWITYLSNNSILQDAIDKSLIGKDYDAELLQVMKVACSCVLSAPKERPTMFEVYQLLRAVGEKYHFSAADDELTMRPNGADAERLDELIVAK; this is translated from the exons ATGGCCACTGGGTGTTTCTGCGCTACTGCTGTTCCAATTCTTCTCTGCTTTATGCTTTGTCAGCCATGCTATAGCACACTAAGCGACATTCAATGTCTGAAGAGGGTGAAGGCATCTGTTGATCCAACGAACAAGCTGCGCTGGACATTTGGCAACAACACAGAGGGAACCATATGCAATTTTAATGGTGTGGAGTGCTGGCATCCTAATGAAAATAGGATTTTTTCTCTCCGACTTGGCAGCATGGATCTTAAGGGCCAATTCCCAGATGGACTTGAGAATTGTAGTAGCATGACTTCGCTGGATCTATCAAGCAACAGCCTTTCTGGGCCAATCCCAGCTGACATCTCAAAACGGCTTACATACATTACAAACCTTGATCTATCATATAATAGCTTCTCAGGGGAGATTCCAGAATCGCTAGCTAACTGCACTTATCTCAACAGTGTCAATTTGCAAAATAACAAGCTGACTGGAACAATCCCACCGCAGCTTGGTGGTCTTTCTCGCCTAACCCAGTTTAATGTTGCTGGCAATAAATTATCAGGCCAGATCCCTTCATCTCTGAGCAAATTTGCAGCTTCCAGTTTCGCAAATCAAGACCTCTGTGGGAAACCTCTTAGCGATGATTGCACTGCCACTTCAAGCAGTCGTACAGGGGTGATTGCTGGTTCAGCTGTTGCTGGTGCAGTTATCACTTTAATAATTGTCGGtgtcattttatttattttcttgcggAAAATGCCTGCTAAGAGGAAGGAAAAGGATATTGAAGAAAATAAGTGGGCAAAGACTATTAAGGGATCAAAAGGAGTGAAG GTATCTATGTTTGAGAAATCAGTCTCAAAGATGAAGTTGAATGATCTCATGAAAGCAACAGGTGATTTTACCAAGGAAAACATTATTGGAACTGGTCATTCTGGAACGATATACAAAGCAACACTTCCTGACGGTTCATTTCTTGCTATCAAGAGGTTGCAAGACACTCAGCATTCTGAGAGCCAATTCACATCTGAGATGTCAACATTGGGAAGCGCAAGACAACGTAACTTAGTTCCTCTGTTAGGTTACTGCATTGCTAAGAAGGAGAGGCTCTTAGTATACAAGTACATGCCCAAGGGTTCTCTGTATGATCAGTTACACCAACAAAGCAGTGAGAGAAAGTATCTGGAATGGACATTGAGGCTAAAAATTGCCATCGGGACCGGTAGAGGGTTGGCGTGGCTTCATCACAGTTGCAATCCCCGCATTCTTCATCGGAACATTAGTTCTAAGTGCATACTACTTGATGATGACTACGAGCCTAAGATTTCTGACTTTGGGTTGGCAAGGCTTATGAATCCCATCGACACCCACCTGAGTACATTCGTCAATGGTGAGTTTGGTGACTTGGGCTATGTAGCTCCTGAGTATACACGCACCCTGGTTGCCACTCCAAAAGGGGATGTTTATAGTTTTGGTGTTGTCTTGCTTGAACTAGTCACCGGTGAAGAACCCACACATGTATCAAATGCCCCAGAAAACTTCAAAGGGAGTTTGGTGGATTGGATAACATACCTATCAAACAACTCTATACTTCAAGATGCGATTGATAAGTCCTTGATTGGAAAGGACTACGATGCAGAGCTACTTCAAGTTATGAAAGTCGCCTGTTCTTGCGTGCTTTCTGCTCCAAAGGAAAGACCTACAATGTTTGAAGTCTACCAGCTTCTGAGAGCTGTTGGAGAGAAATACCATTTTAGTGCCGCTGATGATGAATTGACAATGCGACCAAATGGTGCTGACGCAGAAAGGCTAGATGAGCTTATCGTAGCAAAGTAG
- the LOC100842995 gene encoding la-related protein 6B: MSQQDPAAAGAGTEEELLQGSLSRSGSASRLNAQAPEFVPRVAVAPAPAPPPPAQVIHVFAAPSPPPPAAFFAAGPPPPPPPFEYYAAVGAGGGGVGFGAVVSEHEVGAEQAVPPPLVQAQQQQGRELTSDDVVHKITKQVEYYFSDINLATTEHLMRFITKDPEGYVPISVVASFKKIKALVQSNSMLASALRTSSKLVVTEDGNRVKREQPFTESDLEELQARIVVAENLPDDHCYQNLMKIFSAVGSVKTIRTCYPQTPNGTGPVTNRSAKLDMLFANKLHAFVEYDTIDGAEKAIVVLNDERNWRSGLRVRLLNTCMAKGGKGRKGGHETDGHGEEDVSTSDQSNDKHPEETSQPSDALGEHVPEESTGDMGRGRGRGRGRGGRGRGRGYQNHNNNQYLHNNHPQQHLQISNHQGNNRSGAHPVGTPPSSHPVKTEPQQTQYPPPAGASKQHPGPRMPDGTRGFSMGRGKPQTSTPSLCAADQP; this comes from the exons ATGTCGCAGCaggatccggcggcggcgggggcggggacggaggaggagctgctgcaggggtCTCTCTCGCGGAGCGGCTCCGCCAGCCGCCTCAACGCGCAGGCGCCGGAGTTCGTGCCGCGTGTCGCGGTggcgcctgcgcctgcgccgccgccacctgcgCAGGTGATCCACGTGTTCGccgccccgtctccgccgcctcccgcggccttcttcgcggcgggtccgcccccgcccccgccgccgtttGAATATTATGCGGCTGTTGGtgctggcggtggtggtgtggGGTTCGGTGCTGTCGTGTCGGAGCATGAGGTGGGGGCCGAGCAagcggtgccgccgccgctggtccaggcgcagcagcagcaggggaggGAATTGACCTCCGACGACGTGGTGCATAAGATCACCAAGCAG GTGGAGTATTACTTCAGTGATATAAACTTGGCCACTACAGAACATTTGATGAGGTTTATTACTAAGGATCCTGAAGGATATG TACCAATATCAGTTGTTGCTTCCTTTAAGAAAATCAAGGCTTTGGTGCAAAGTAATTCAATGCTTGCTTCAGCTCTACGAACTTCATCAAAGCTT GTTGTTACTGAAGACGGAAACAGAGTAAAACGTGAGCAGCCATTCACAGAATCAGATTTGGAAGAACTCCAG GCCCGAATTGTTGTTGCTGAAAATCTTCCAGATGATCATTGTTACCAGAATCTTATGAAAATTTTCTCAGCTGTTGGCAG TGTAAAGACAATCAGAACATGCTATCCTCAGACCCCAAATGGCACTGGTCCAGTTACTAACAGATCTGCTAAACTAGATATGCTTTTTGCCAACAAG CTGCATGCTTTTGTTGAGTATGATACTATTGATGGTGCTGAGAAAGCG ATTGTGGTGCTTAATGATGAGAGGAACTGGAGAAGCGGGCTTAGAGTTCGGTTGTTGAATACTTGCATG GCCAAGGGTGGTAAAGGGAGAAAAGGTGGGCATGAAACTGATGGACATGGTGAGGAGGATGTTTCCACTTCTGATCAATCAAATGATAAACATCCAGAGGAAACATCTCAACCCTCAGATGCACTAGGAGAGCATGTG CCTGAGGAGAGCACTGGAGATATGGGCCGAGGGCGTGGTAGAGGCCGAGGGCGTGGAGGGAGAGGCCGAGGGCGTGGGTACCAAAACCATAACAACAATCAGTACCTCCACAACAACCATCCGCAGCAACATCTCCAGATCAGCAACCACCAAGGCAACAACCGGAGTGGTGCTCATCCTGTCGGAACCCCGCCTTCCAGCCACCCAGTCAAGACTGAGCCGCAGCAGACACAGTACCCGCCACCTGCAGGAGCTAGCAAACAGCATCCAGGGCCACGAATGCCCGATGGCACCCGTGGCTTCTCAATGGGCAGAGGGAAGCCGCAGACGTCGACACCCAGCTTATGTGCTGCTGATCAACCCTGA